In one window of Deltaproteobacteria bacterium DNA:
- a CDS encoding methylmalonyl-CoA mutase yields MGVATYIKDEKDAIKEVLLQSGIKVKPVYTPKDLEEIGFDYQSDLGEAGEFPFTRSIHPLGYRSRNWTTRQYTGFGTPEETNERFKLMISHGQTGLNVAFDLPTQMGYDSDDEMAEGEVGRVGMAVDSLRDFEIAFKDIQLNRIGSGLTINAVASIMLAMYQSVAEGFGYQKTEISATPQNDILKEIVGRGAWIYPVEPAVRLIGDTIEYAMKELPRCNPVSICGYHIRESGCTPAQEISYAFMIAFAYIDNVVARGYRAEDFVGRFSFNLNIYGNLWETVAKFRAARKLWAKLLRQRYGVQNEKALFLRGIFGGGGSGMTKQQPENNIMRGAYYALAAALSGAQTTALCSFDEAYTIPTERAALLSLRTFQILMDEIGLRDTVDPLAGSYFMETLTKQMEEKILEEMEKVEKMGGMVEAVASGYVQREVGRQAYEFEKKLQSGEVIKVGVNKYTEGVDMEVELHEYNDAWAQLQIDRLRKLKQERDNTAVSRSLKALEEAARQKKNVMPYLVDCCKSYATVGEMAHLFRDVFGEYREPSIF; encoded by the coding sequence ATGGGAGTAGCAACATATATCAAAGATGAGAAGGATGCCATCAAGGAGGTCCTTTTGCAGTCCGGCATCAAGGTGAAGCCGGTCTATACGCCTAAAGATCTCGAGGAAATCGGCTTCGATTACCAGAGCGATTTAGGGGAGGCCGGAGAATTCCCTTTTACCCGAAGCATCCATCCGTTGGGTTACAGAAGCCGTAACTGGACCACCCGGCAGTATACCGGATTCGGCACGCCCGAGGAGACCAACGAGCGGTTCAAGCTGATGATCTCCCACGGCCAGACCGGTCTCAATGTGGCCTTTGACCTTCCCACACAGATGGGCTACGATTCCGATGACGAGATGGCAGAAGGTGAAGTGGGGCGGGTCGGGATGGCCGTAGACTCCCTGAGGGATTTCGAGATCGCCTTCAAGGACATTCAACTCAACCGCATCGGGAGCGGACTCACCATCAATGCGGTCGCATCCATCATGCTGGCCATGTATCAGTCCGTGGCGGAGGGGTTCGGGTATCAAAAGACGGAAATTTCCGCAACCCCCCAGAATGACATCCTCAAGGAAATCGTCGGCCGGGGGGCATGGATCTATCCCGTGGAACCGGCCGTGCGGCTGATCGGAGACACCATCGAATACGCCATGAAGGAACTCCCCAGGTGCAACCCGGTTTCCATCTGCGGGTATCATATCCGGGAGTCCGGCTGCACCCCGGCCCAGGAGATCTCCTACGCCTTCATGATCGCCTTTGCCTATATCGACAATGTGGTTGCCCGTGGATACAGGGCCGAGGATTTTGTGGGCCGGTTCTCATTCAACCTGAATATCTACGGAAATCTGTGGGAGACCGTGGCCAAGTTCAGGGCTGCCCGGAAGCTGTGGGCCAAACTCCTGCGGCAGCGATATGGGGTTCAAAATGAAAAGGCCCTCTTTCTCCGAGGCATATTCGGCGGGGGAGGCTCGGGCATGACCAAGCAGCAACCTGAGAACAACATTATGCGCGGCGCCTATTATGCCCTGGCCGCGGCCCTTTCCGGGGCACAGACCACGGCCCTCTGCTCCTTTGACGAGGCCTACACCATTCCCACTGAACGCGCGGCCCTCCTGTCCCTCCGCACCTTCCAGATCCTCATGGACGAGATCGGTCTCCGGGATACGGTGGACCCCCTTGCCGGTTCGTATTTTATGGAGACCCTCACCAAGCAGATGGAAGAGAAGATCCTGGAAGAGATGGAAAAGGTGGAGAAGATGGGGGGCATGGTGGAGGCGGTGGCCTCGGGATATGTTCAGAGGGAGGTAGGGCGGCAGGCCTATGAATTTGAAAAGAAGCTTCAGTCAGGGGAGGTGATAAAGGTCGGCGTCAACAAATATACGGAAGGTGTTGATATGGAAGTAGAACTCCATGAGTATAATGACGCATGGGCCCAGCTCCAGATTGATCGGCTTCGAAAACTCAAACAGGAGAGGGACAACACCGCTGTAAGCCGATCCCTCAAGGCCCTGGAGGAGGCGGCCCGCCAAAAGAAAAATGTCATGCCGTATCTGGTGGACTGCTGCAAATCCTACGCAACCGTGGGCGAGATGGCCCATCTGTTCAGAGACGTCTTCGGTGAGTACAGGGAACCGAGCATCTTTTAA
- a CDS encoding TRAP transporter substrate-binding protein, which translates to MKKSLGFIVAGIFLAAVFTMAWMPASATAGPIKLTYANFPPAPTFPCVQMERWKTEVEKRTDGKVAVQTFPGGTLVDAKGMMDGVISGTADIGCLCMAYQPGRFIVTNATALPMGFPNATVASLVLWDLYDKYKPEEFSKVKVLTMFACAPANIYANVPVHTLADLKGLQLRASGGVAEVLKALGGTPVGMPQSETPEALQKGVVKGAVSSLETLMDFKYAELCRNVTIFNGPIYPFAVVMNMAKWNSLPEDVKKVFDDLRVEQAEWTGKYMDDHVNKSIAWSKENYDIKIYELPPAEMALWNEKMAPITAKWIENANAKGLPGAAIVDDMKAFSKKHQGK; encoded by the coding sequence ATGAAAAAAAGTTTAGGATTCATCGTGGCCGGAATTTTTCTGGCAGCCGTCTTCACAATGGCCTGGATGCCGGCAAGTGCGACAGCAGGACCGATCAAACTCACCTATGCCAACTTCCCGCCGGCCCCCACCTTCCCCTGCGTCCAGATGGAACGGTGGAAAACCGAGGTTGAAAAACGGACCGATGGAAAGGTCGCCGTCCAAACCTTCCCGGGAGGGACGCTCGTGGACGCCAAAGGGATGATGGATGGCGTCATTTCAGGGACCGCGGACATCGGCTGTCTGTGCATGGCCTATCAGCCGGGTCGGTTCATCGTGACCAACGCCACGGCCCTTCCGATGGGTTTCCCCAATGCCACCGTAGCCAGCCTGGTTCTTTGGGACCTCTACGATAAATACAAACCAGAAGAATTCTCCAAGGTCAAGGTCCTCACCATGTTCGCCTGCGCCCCTGCCAACATCTACGCCAACGTGCCGGTTCACACCCTCGCAGACCTAAAGGGACTCCAACTGCGGGCATCGGGCGGCGTGGCCGAGGTGCTCAAGGCCCTGGGCGGCACCCCTGTGGGCATGCCCCAGTCCGAGACCCCGGAGGCCCTCCAGAAGGGGGTGGTGAAAGGGGCGGTTTCCTCGCTCGAAACCCTCATGGATTTCAAATATGCCGAACTCTGTCGTAATGTCACCATCTTCAACGGTCCCATCTACCCGTTTGCCGTGGTGATGAACATGGCCAAATGGAACAGCCTGCCCGAAGACGTCAAAAAGGTCTTTGACGACCTGAGGGTGGAGCAGGCCGAATGGACCGGCAAGTACATGGATGATCATGTGAATAAGTCCATTGCCTGGTCCAAAGAAAACTACGATATCAAAATCTATGAACTCCCCCCGGCTGAAATGGCCCTCTGGAACGAGAAGATGGCCCCCATTACCGCCAAGTGGATCGAAAACGCCAATGCCAAGGGTCTCCCCGGTGCGGCCATTGTGGACGACATGAAGGCCTTCAGCAAGAAGCACCAGGGCAAATAG
- a CDS encoding TRAP transporter small permease, with the protein MAFLNKFALALNRLLMAIGCGLLIVMIFLTCANIFLRSVWVPIQGTYELMGYFGAVLTAFALGYTQLHRGHISVDLLVLGFSPKTRRALEGINNLICMVFFGLVAWRITRYGTTLRNTGEITETLRIVYYPFVYAVALGCATLSLIFLTNLLRSISQTKEGTP; encoded by the coding sequence ATGGCATTTCTGAATAAATTCGCACTGGCCCTCAACCGCCTTCTCATGGCCATAGGGTGCGGCTTGCTGATCGTGATGATCTTTCTGACCTGCGCCAATATCTTCCTGCGGAGCGTTTGGGTCCCGATCCAGGGCACCTATGAACTCATGGGCTATTTCGGGGCAGTGCTGACGGCCTTTGCCCTTGGATACACCCAACTCCATCGAGGCCATATCTCGGTTGACCTCCTGGTTCTGGGATTTTCTCCAAAGACCCGGAGGGCACTGGAGGGTATCAATAACCTCATCTGCATGGTCTTTTTCGGGCTGGTGGCCTGGCGGATTACCCGGTATGGCACGACCCTGCGGAACACCGGGGAGATCACCGAGACCCTGCGGATTGTCTACTACCCCTTCGTCTATGCCGTAGCCCTGGGCTGCGCCACCCTCTCCCTGATCTTTCTGACAAATCTGCTGCGCTCCATTTCCCAGACAAAGGAGGGCACCCCATGA
- a CDS encoding TRAP transporter large permease → MSMTLVGLLGIVVLLLVLFFLGMPVGFAMGIVGFCGFWYAVSFEAAINVVATDVWTTFSKYGLTVIPLFILLGYIAFNSGIAERLYAAAYKWVGQWRGGLAIATIGADELFAAICGSNTATAATMGTVALPQMKKYNYDTRLSSGTVVTGGTLGTVMPPSVVLIVIGLQTEQSIIDLFLGGILPAIVLGLLFVLTIFVLCRIYPQYGPAAPKTSWKEKWKSLWGVVEALVIFVLVIGGLYSGLFTPTEAGAVGVFFALAVTVITRRLTWKKFVSSMMESLKITSMVFFLVTGAIIFGRFLAVTRIPFMIAEVASSLPVSPYVILSFILIIYLIGGCFVDSLGFLVMTIPIFFPLGMALGFDPIWYSILLTMVTTMGAITPPVGVNIYVVKALAPEIELSTIFKSVSYFLMACVVCIIILIIFPDIVLIIPNMAK, encoded by the coding sequence ATGAGTATGACCCTGGTCGGGCTGTTGGGCATTGTGGTTCTCCTTCTGGTTCTGTTTTTCCTCGGCATGCCCGTGGGGTTCGCCATGGGGATCGTGGGCTTTTGCGGTTTCTGGTATGCGGTTTCCTTCGAGGCTGCCATCAACGTGGTGGCCACGGATGTCTGGACGACGTTTTCCAAGTACGGCCTGACCGTGATTCCCCTCTTCATCCTGCTCGGATATATCGCCTTCAACTCTGGGATTGCGGAGCGGCTATACGCGGCGGCATACAAATGGGTGGGTCAGTGGCGGGGAGGGCTTGCCATTGCCACCATCGGCGCCGACGAACTCTTTGCGGCCATCTGCGGTTCCAATACGGCAACGGCCGCCACCATGGGGACCGTGGCCCTTCCCCAGATGAAAAAGTACAACTATGACACCCGGCTGAGCAGCGGGACCGTGGTGACCGGCGGCACCCTGGGAACGGTCATGCCGCCCAGTGTGGTCCTCATCGTCATCGGGCTTCAGACCGAACAATCCATCATCGACCTTTTCCTGGGCGGGATTCTTCCGGCCATTGTCCTGGGGCTCCTTTTCGTCCTCACCATTTTCGTGCTGTGCCGGATCTATCCCCAGTACGGTCCTGCAGCGCCAAAGACAAGCTGGAAAGAAAAATGGAAATCCCTGTGGGGAGTCGTGGAGGCCCTCGTTATCTTCGTGCTGGTCATCGGGGGCCTCTATTCGGGGCTTTTCACTCCTACCGAGGCAGGGGCCGTGGGTGTTTTCTTTGCCCTGGCCGTTACCGTCATCACACGGAGACTGACCTGGAAAAAGTTTGTCAGCTCCATGATGGAGAGCCTTAAGATCACAAGCATGGTCTTTTTCCTGGTCACGGGGGCCATCATCTTCGGACGCTTCCTGGCCGTGACCCGGATTCCCTTTATGATTGCCGAGGTTGCCTCTTCCCTCCCGGTCTCCCCTTATGTCATCCTGAGCTTTATTCTCATCATCTATCTCATCGGAGGCTGCTTCGTGGACTCCCTCGGATTTCTGGTCATGACCATCCCCATTTTCTTTCCCCTGGGCATGGCGCTCGGCTTTGATCCCATCTGGTATTCCATCCTGCTGACCATGGTCACCACCATGGGGGCCATCACCCCCCCTGTGGGTGTCAACATATACGTGGTAAAGGCCCTGGCCCCTGAAATCGAACTCAGCACCATCTTCAAGAGTGTGAGTTATTTTCTCATGGCCTGCGTCGTCTGCATCATAATTTTGATTATTTTTCCGGATATCGTTTTGATCATACCGAACATGGCGAAATAG
- a CDS encoding phenylacetate--CoA ligase produces the protein MPKRFMPDMKTEEELKAHQLEGLKWTVAHAYNGSPVYKHKLDKAGVRPGDIRSLNDLRRLPFTTSKDLQEGYPFPLLSVPLEKVVRIHASSGTTGKRKILCYTRKDIEDWSHFFARCYEMAELTPEDRVQIAVGYGVWTAGISFQMGCETFGAMAIPAGPGNLDMQCQFLVDLQTSVMCCTASMGLLMAEEVHKRGIRDKIHLKKMIFGSERSSDAMRRRIRDLLGIEHMFDIPGMTELYGPGTGLDCPFHTGIHYWADYYILEILDPDTLEPVPEGETGEMVVTTLRKEAAPLIRYRTRDLTKIIPGPCPCGSILPRHDRLLGRSDDMIIFRAVNIYPGQVDHALSGMEGIGSEYQIFLERKADGKDYMTLKVERGQGVGPDRDGELAMKIRTEIKKQIMVTAEIALFEYGALPRSERKSKRVFDNREMD, from the coding sequence ATGCCGAAACGCTTTATGCCTGACATGAAGACAGAGGAGGAACTGAAGGCCCATCAATTGGAAGGACTCAAGTGGACCGTGGCGCACGCCTACAACGGATCTCCTGTCTACAAACACAAACTGGACAAGGCCGGGGTTAGGCCCGGGGATATCCGTTCGCTCAATGATTTGAGGCGCCTTCCCTTCACCACCTCCAAGGACCTGCAGGAAGGATACCCCTTTCCCCTCCTCTCGGTTCCCCTTGAAAAGGTCGTGCGGATTCACGCATCGTCGGGAACCACGGGAAAACGGAAAATCCTCTGCTATACCCGGAAAGATATCGAGGATTGGAGCCATTTCTTTGCCCGCTGCTACGAGATGGCGGAGCTGACCCCTGAAGACCGGGTCCAGATTGCCGTGGGATACGGGGTCTGGACAGCGGGCATCAGCTTCCAGATGGGATGCGAGACCTTCGGGGCCATGGCCATTCCCGCCGGGCCCGGAAACCTCGACATGCAATGCCAGTTCCTGGTGGATCTTCAGACCTCTGTCATGTGCTGCACCGCGTCCATGGGGCTTCTGATGGCGGAAGAGGTCCATAAGCGGGGTATCCGGGACAAGATCCATCTGAAAAAAATGATATTCGGCTCCGAGCGCTCCAGCGACGCCATGAGAAGGCGTATCCGAGACCTTCTGGGGATCGAACACATGTTCGATATACCGGGCATGACAGAGCTCTACGGCCCGGGCACCGGCCTGGATTGTCCCTTCCACACGGGTATCCATTACTGGGCCGATTATTACATCCTGGAGATCCTGGACCCGGACACCCTGGAGCCGGTGCCTGAAGGGGAGACAGGCGAGATGGTGGTAACCACCCTCAGAAAGGAGGCGGCGCCGCTGATCCGTTACCGGACCCGTGACCTCACCAAGATCATTCCGGGCCCGTGTCCCTGCGGTTCCATCCTCCCCAGACACGATCGTCTCCTGGGGCGTTCCGATGATATGATCATCTTCAGGGCCGTCAACATCTATCCGGGCCAGGTGGATCACGCCCTTTCCGGAATGGAGGGGATCGGCAGCGAGTATCAGATCTTCTTGGAAAGAAAAGCAGACGGGAAAGACTACATGACCCTCAAGGTGGAACGGGGCCAGGGGGTGGGTCCGGATCGTGATGGGGAATTGGCCATGAAGATTCGGACAGAGATCAAAAAGCAGATCATGGTCACCGCGGAGATTGCGCTTTTCGAATACGGCGCATTGCCCAGATCGGAGAGAAAGAGCAAGCGGGTATTCGACAACCGGGAGATGGATTAG
- a CDS encoding FAD binding domain-containing protein, which produces MIDYDYRKPESLEEVFTLLREYGHKAALIAGGTDVMVKIRNTKRAPEVLISLRGLKDLSYIRKNGGYHIGALATHRMLEQSDLIQKELTALHEGASRIGSVQVRNVATLAGNICNAAPSADTAGPLLALDAQVLLQGPDGERVVPVTEFFTGTYKTVRKETEVVTEIRIPAHMERFGSAYWKQSRRKAMNLPIVGIAVSLRLDKRTISDSRIALTVAAPTPIRAHKAEEFLAGKPMDDTVLAEAGRIAASTECCTLRDSLRGEAWYRAEIIEAYVPRMARLAAQRIRTSV; this is translated from the coding sequence ATGATCGACTATGATTACAGAAAACCCGAAAGCCTGGAAGAGGTCTTTACTCTTCTCAGGGAATACGGCCACAAGGCAGCCCTGATCGCCGGGGGCACCGATGTAATGGTCAAGATCCGGAATACAAAAAGGGCCCCTGAGGTGCTCATTTCCTTAAGGGGTCTCAAGGATCTCTCCTATATCCGGAAGAACGGGGGCTATCATATCGGGGCGCTCGCCACCCACAGGATGCTGGAGCAGTCTGATCTGATTCAAAAGGAGTTGACGGCCCTCCATGAGGGGGCCTCCCGGATCGGTTCGGTCCAGGTCCGCAATGTGGCCACCCTCGCCGGGAATATCTGCAATGCGGCCCCCTCGGCCGACACGGCCGGTCCGCTCCTGGCGCTGGACGCTCAGGTCCTGCTGCAGGGCCCTGATGGAGAACGTGTTGTGCCTGTTACGGAATTTTTTACCGGTACCTACAAGACGGTTAGAAAAGAGACCGAGGTGGTCACCGAGATCCGGATACCGGCTCACATGGAACGATTCGGAAGCGCCTACTGGAAACAGTCCAGAAGAAAAGCCATGAATCTCCCCATCGTGGGCATTGCTGTCTCGCTGCGGCTCGACAAGAGGACGATTTCAGACTCCAGGATCGCCCTGACAGTGGCCGCACCCACGCCGATCCGGGCCCACAAGGCCGAGGAATTCCTGGCAGGAAAGCCCATGGACGACACGGTGCTGGCGGAGGCGGGGAGGATTGCGGCATCCACCGAATGCTGCACCCTCAGAGACAGTCTGAGGGGCGAGGCGTGGTATCGGGCCGAGATCATCGAGGCCTATGTCCCCCGCATGGCGAGGCTGGCGGCCCAACGGATAAGAACAAGTGTCTAA
- a CDS encoding (2Fe-2S)-binding protein: MKKISVSFILNGDPVTAEVPVTWTLLKTLREYFELTGAKEGCGVGECGACTVIVDGQAVNSCLYPVPEAEGKTITTIEGVAAQDGALHPIQKAFLENNGVQCGFCTSGMIMSAKALLDENPAPNEDDIRKSISGNFCRCTGYVQIVESIEMAAGADK; the protein is encoded by the coding sequence ATGAAAAAGATATCGGTTTCGTTCATCCTGAACGGGGACCCTGTCACGGCCGAGGTGCCGGTGACCTGGACGCTTCTGAAAACCCTGCGGGAATACTTTGAACTGACGGGCGCCAAGGAAGGGTGCGGCGTGGGAGAGTGCGGGGCCTGCACGGTCATCGTGGATGGACAGGCTGTCAATTCATGCCTCTATCCTGTCCCCGAAGCAGAAGGAAAGACCATCACCACTATCGAGGGGGTTGCAGCGCAGGACGGCGCTCTTCATCCCATACAAAAGGCTTTCTTGGAAAATAACGGGGTCCAGTGCGGCTTCTGTACCTCCGGGATGATCATGTCTGCGAAGGCCCTCCTGGACGAGAACCCTGCCCCGAATGAAGACGACATCAGGAAAAGCATTTCAGGCAATTTCTGCCGCTGCACCGGATATGTGCAGATTGTCGAGTCGATAGAAATGGCCGCCGGGGCGGACAAATAG
- a CDS encoding xanthine dehydrogenase family protein molybdopterin-binding subunit produces the protein MPDNLFVGKSIPRTIEADKVTGKAVYINDLKRPGMLYGKILYSAHAHARIKHIDTSRAERLQGVRAVLTGQDIPDVRVGFLKDQTVLKKDVVRQFRDEVAAVAAISPEIAEEALSLIEVEYEKLPAVFDPFEAMKEGAPLIHETDARGRPLKSNILPLPWKFAVGDMEQARKDAACITKDTVSTTWVNQCCMGTSGCVAEFDQNNHLTLYDQTNVIFGHISRISEYFERIGLAGKKIRVVNPVVGGSFGTKLDTDIYEFIAIQLALKTRKPVKIIFDREEEFFALPPRQPAVFTIEQGCDKEGRLIFRHCEAILDNGAYTSWGATTPSVMIMPMSSLYRVPNVYFKATCVYTNNIYAQAMRGYGNPQATFAVETSMDSLAEAAGIDPADFRFINRNRPGDETPMKLKITSCGFEECITAVKEKLRWDEKRGKQKGRGLGMASLIHVAGGARVTKSDGHGIMLKLDEFGHVDVIESGTDQGQGSPTVISQIVAEALGVRPEDIFLTFGDTALALWDAGTHASRHTFMAGNAARIACGKAKRQILDMAVELIPKIVKANFKRMKRKDPEFVEPDLDYGLIADPEDMDIRDRMIFPKRAPEHPYFKVPIAAILQNGLHVGIGQSRVVAAEAFYDPPTEMLNRDMMGNLSMTYAFGASGVEVEVDEETGEVKILKLVAAHDVGKAMNPTLLLGQIYGAAYTGVGYGLTEEIKVRNGRVMNPSFRDYQMLTAMDVIPIEPVIVEPGDPDGPYGAKGVGEPGLVPTAPAIANAVYDAIGVRIRALPITPEKILTALKERK, from the coding sequence ATGCCTGACAATCTCTTTGTAGGAAAGAGCATCCCCAGGACCATCGAGGCGGACAAGGTGACCGGCAAGGCGGTCTACATCAACGACCTGAAACGTCCCGGAATGCTTTACGGGAAAATACTTTACAGCGCCCATGCCCATGCCAGGATCAAGCACATCGATACGTCCCGGGCCGAACGGCTCCAGGGGGTCAGGGCCGTCCTGACCGGACAGGATATTCCCGACGTAAGGGTCGGATTTTTAAAGGACCAGACCGTGCTCAAAAAGGATGTGGTCCGCCAGTTCAGGGATGAGGTGGCGGCGGTCGCGGCCATCAGCCCCGAAATCGCAGAGGAAGCCCTCAGCCTCATTGAGGTGGAATACGAAAAGCTTCCTGCAGTGTTTGATCCGTTCGAGGCCATGAAAGAGGGAGCGCCTCTGATTCACGAGACAGATGCCAGGGGCCGGCCCCTTAAGAGCAACATCCTTCCCCTTCCCTGGAAATTCGCGGTGGGGGATATGGAACAGGCCCGAAAGGATGCCGCCTGCATCACCAAAGACACGGTGAGCACCACCTGGGTCAATCAGTGCTGCATGGGGACGAGCGGGTGCGTTGCCGAGTTTGACCAGAACAACCACCTGACCCTTTATGACCAGACCAATGTCATCTTCGGCCACATCAGCAGGATCTCCGAGTATTTCGAACGGATCGGCCTGGCCGGGAAAAAGATCCGGGTCGTGAACCCGGTGGTGGGAGGAAGCTTCGGGACCAAGCTGGATACCGACATATATGAATTTATCGCCATCCAGCTTGCCCTCAAAACCCGCAAACCCGTCAAAATCATCTTTGACCGGGAGGAGGAATTCTTTGCCCTGCCGCCAAGGCAACCTGCGGTCTTTACCATCGAGCAGGGATGCGACAAGGAAGGAAGACTTATATTCAGGCATTGCGAGGCCATCCTGGATAACGGGGCCTACACCTCCTGGGGGGCCACCACCCCATCCGTGATGATCATGCCCATGTCGTCCCTCTACCGGGTTCCCAATGTCTATTTCAAGGCCACCTGCGTCTATACCAACAATATCTATGCCCAGGCCATGAGGGGATACGGCAATCCCCAGGCCACCTTTGCCGTGGAGACTTCCATGGATTCCCTGGCTGAAGCGGCAGGTATCGATCCTGCCGACTTCAGGTTCATCAACCGCAACCGCCCGGGCGACGAGACCCCCATGAAGCTCAAGATCACCTCCTGCGGCTTTGAGGAATGCATCACGGCCGTAAAGGAAAAACTCCGGTGGGACGAAAAACGGGGGAAGCAAAAGGGCCGCGGCCTGGGCATGGCCTCCCTCATTCATGTGGCCGGGGGTGCCAGGGTCACCAAATCGGACGGCCACGGCATCATGCTGAAGTTGGATGAATTCGGACACGTGGACGTCATCGAGAGCGGGACCGATCAGGGCCAGGGATCGCCGACCGTCATCTCCCAGATCGTTGCCGAGGCCCTGGGGGTAAGGCCCGAAGACATCTTCCTGACTTTCGGGGATACGGCCCTTGCCCTCTGGGATGCCGGAACCCACGCCAGCCGTCACACCTTTATGGCAGGCAACGCCGCGCGTATCGCCTGCGGAAAGGCGAAAAGACAGATCCTCGATATGGCGGTGGAACTGATCCCCAAGATCGTCAAGGCAAATTTCAAGCGGATGAAGCGGAAGGACCCGGAATTTGTGGAACCGGACCTGGATTATGGGCTGATCGCCGATCCGGAAGATATGGACATCAGGGACCGGATGATCTTTCCCAAAAGGGCGCCGGAACACCCGTACTTTAAAGTTCCCATTGCCGCGATTCTGCAAAACGGCCTTCATGTGGGGATCGGCCAGAGCCGGGTGGTGGCGGCCGAGGCCTTTTATGACCCGCCCACGGAGATGCTGAACCGCGACATGATGGGCAACCTCTCCATGACCTATGCCTTCGGAGCCTCCGGGGTGGAGGTGGAGGTGGATGAAGAGACCGGAGAGGTCAAGATCCTCAAGCTGGTGGCGGCCCACGACGTGGGCAAGGCCATGAACCCGACCCTCCTGCTGGGCCAGATCTATGGCGCCGCCTACACAGGCGTGGGCTACGGTCTGACAGAAGAGATCAAGGTCCGGAACGGGAGGGTCATGAACCCCTCTTTTCGGGACTACCAGATGCTGACCGCCATGGACGTGATCCCCATTGAACCGGTCATTGTGGAACCGGGGGATCCGGACGGTCCCTATGGCGCCAAGGGCGTGGGCGAACCCGGGCTGGTCCCCACGGCCCCGGCCATTGCCAATGCCGTCTATGACGCCATCGGCGTCCGCATCCGAGCCCTCCCCATCACCCCGGAGAAGATTTTGACGGCGCTTAAAGAGCGGAAGTAG